One segment of Erigeron canadensis isolate Cc75 chromosome 2, C_canadensis_v1, whole genome shotgun sequence DNA contains the following:
- the LOC122588063 gene encoding uncharacterized protein LOC122588063, whose translation MADVINELNDPNEVVNVFGTMISKLDFGEKLYLHTSDTVGTPLISFKLKGTENYRVWACAMELALETKNKMGFVTCTCVKPTDNDVLAKQWDKCNSVFDALVKLPTCTCNAAREIQEHHQLLKLMQFLMGLDDVYLTARSNILMKDPLPTVKVAFAIVSREESHRISNSWSNSSKPYNSAFISKTFDIGKKNLGNRNFHRNGFENNKTFDNNRNFERRGPNTSIQCFGCHRYGHTLEKCFEVVGYPPGYGRNSSARKYSSQTSYKSNNNAMFNDTTAGPSTVPSSGDFDFGPTMTLTSDQYAKLMNLLNEKSPSKSVQANMAGTFFNSNCYFNANFATFICANVNNKTFVFKDGWICDSGANSHMTCQEELLFNVHDISGFGLTVEHPNETQARILKIGDLRISERVVLFGVQQLYQNTDLQTKKVIGSGRQSCGLYIFQNMLKGNMFISNHAKIECYLSVQLWRNRLGHPSESVLVTLKNKLNLNDDTIISPCEVCHKAKQTRNSFPLSKHKTHSLGDLVHLDLWGPYKVQTPNDEGRVHTPKSDGSVGGSSGGSLGTARNTHDDSLGGSFGTARNTHDPFGSTEMSTRDQIHTVTLSDDTCNDSEDNLINEINNSDSVHEGDSSTHIDLRRSNRTFKTPRKYKDFVLGNKTKHSISNFVCYSKLNSEIACLASNLNKLCEPLTYEEA comes from the exons ACTATGATTAGTAAACTGGATTTTGGTGAAAAATTGTACTTACATACTAGTGATACTGTTGGTACACCATTAATTTCTTTTAAGCTAAAAGGCACAGAAAATTACAGAGTTTGGGCATGTGCTATGGAATTAGCTCTTGAAACGAAGAATAAAATGGGATTTGTTACTTGTACTTGTGTGAAACCCACTGATAATGATGTTCTTGCCAAACAGTGGGATAAATGCAATTCTGTG TTTGATGCTCTAGTGAAGCTTCCTACCTGCACCTGTAATGCAGCTAGGGAAATTCAAGAGCATCATCAACTTTTGAAACTTATGCAATTCCTCATGGGACTTGATGATGTTTACTTAACTGCTAGAAGCAATATCCTTATGAAGGATCCTCTACCTACTGTCAAGGTTGCATTTGCTATTGTTTCGAGAGAGGAATCTCACAGAATTTCCAATTCTTGGAGTAATTCCTCCAAACCTTATAATAGtgcttttatttcaaaaacctttGATATTGGGAAGAAAAACCTTGGTAATAGAAATTTTCATAGAAACGGTTTTGAGAACAACAAAACCTTTGATAACAATAGGAATTTTGAAAGAAGGGGACCAAATACCTCCATTCAGTGTTTTGGATGTCATAGGTATGGTCATACCCTGGAAAAGTGTTTTGAAGTTGTTGGCTACCCTCCTGGTTATGGCAGAAATTCTTCTGCCAGAAAATACTCTTCTCAAACCTCCTATAAGTCTAATAATAATGCTATGTTTAATGATACCACTGCTGGTCCTAGTACTGTTCCCAGTTCTGGTGATTTTGATTTTGGTCCTACCATGACCCTCACTTCTGACCAATATGCAAAATTGATGAATCTCTTGAATGAAAAATCACCTTCAAAAAGTGTGCAGGCCAATATGGCAGGTACATTCTTTAACTCTAATTGTTACTTCAATGCTAATTTTGCTACCTTCATTTGTGCAAATGTGAACAATAAAACCTTTGTGTTTAAAGATGGATGGATTTGTGATTCTGGTGCTAACTCTCATATGACTTGTCAAGAAGAACTTTTGTTCAATGTTCATGATATCTCTGGTTTTGGCCTAACTGTTGAACACCCTAATGAAACCCAAGCTAGAATATTAAAGATTGGTGATCTTAGAATTAGTGAAAGGGTTGTGTTGTTTGGTGTCCAACAGTTATACCAAAATACT GATTTACAAACCAAGAAAGTGATTGGGAGTGGTAGACAAAGTTGTGgtctttatatttttcaaaatatgcTTAAAGGTAATATGTTCATTAGCAATCATGCTAAGATTGAGTGTTATTTGTCTGTTCAATTATGGCGTAATAGATTAGGTCATCCTTCTGAATCTGTTCTTGTTACTCTTAAGAACAAGTTAAACCTAAATGACGACACTATCATCTCTCCTTGTGAGGTGTGCCATAAGGCAAAACAAACCAGAAATTCATTCCCTTTAAGCAAACATAAAACTCATTCTCTTGGTGACTTAGTCCATCTTGATCTTTGGGGTCCTTACAAGGTCCAAA CACCCAATGATGAAGGGAGAGTTCACACTCCTAAGAGTGATGGCAGTGTTGGTGGTTCCTCTGGTGGTTCCCTTGGGACTGCTAGGAACACACATGATGATTCCTTGGGTGGTTCATTTGGGACTGCTAGGAATACTCATGATCCCTTTGGAAGTACTGAAATGTCTACCAGGGATCAAATACACACTGTAACACTTTCTGATGATACATGTAATGATTCTGAGGATAATCTCATAAATGAAATTAACAATTCTGATTCTGTTCATGAGGGTGACAGTTCCACACACATTGATCTTAGGAGGTCAAATAGAACTTTTAAGACTCCTAGAAAGTATAAGGATTTTGTTTTGGGAAATAAGACTAAGCATAGTATCTCTAATTTTGTTTGCTATTCTAAGCTTAACTCTGAAATTGCTTGTCTTGCTTCTAACTTGAATAAATTGTGTGAACCTCTCACTTATGAGGAAGCCTAG
- the LOC122588859 gene encoding metallophosphoesterase 1-like produces the protein MILKQHILLFIFTFLYIFYDHWVPSPSCDVVPGVTNTEHIEDDDDYDLKVMMVADLLLSGHDSGSGFFDSHLKDYYFTRFFKKSFEFLKPDMLIVLGDVSAEGAKLSQSEWSTVLQEFHSLLGPFLDLPYHVVPGDRDLGECNDLDELFVNKITRSFPGLDSAGCGAFDIGNVNFVSLNSVALLCGKNDLRFSVEKALERESVELQMENEGITNVMESSRIRIPRHDFNWRENTMSSGSGPVLLLHFPLHQTTNNIQDGTFGIMQDRTELLRKRQFVGAGPYELSQTVPPNATEYIFHVLRPRMVFSAHTQAFSDRTHADGTREIVVPAMSWDAGKDPAFVAVTFRRNGTSAIVSHCKLAGRSHVLLFYISLFFLFILTIQTSLRS, from the exons ATGATTCTAAAACAACACATCCTTCTCTTCATATTCACATTTCTATACATATTCTATGACCATTGGGTCCCATCCCCATCATGCGACGTCGTTCCGGGTGTCACTAATACAGAACACAtcgaagatgatgatgattatgatctCAAAGTTATGATGGTTGCTGATTTATTGTTGTCGGGTCATGATTCTGGATCCGGGTTTTTCGATTCACATCTTAAAGATTACTACTTTACAAGATTCTTTAaa AAATCATTTGAATTCTTGAAGCCTGATATGCTGATTGTGTTAGGAGATGTATCTGCTGAAGGAGCAAAGTTGAGTCAAAGCGAATGGTCAACTGTGCTACAAGAGTTCCACAGCTTGCTCGGTCCGTTTCTTGATCTGCCATATCATGTTGTTCCTGGAGATCGAGACCTTGGAGAATGCAATGATCTGGACGAGTTATTCGTTAATAAAATAACTAGAAGTTTTCCGGGATTGGACTCTGCTGGTTGTGGTGCATTTGATATTGGAAATGTTAATTTTGTCTCACTTAATTCTGTGGCATTGCTATGTGGAAAAAATGACTTACGGTTTAGTGTTGAGAAAGCATTGGAAAGAGAAAGTGTAGAATTGCAAATGGAAAACGAAGGCATAACAAATGTGATGGAGTCTTCTCGAATCAGGATCCCTAGGCATGATTTCAATTGGAGAGAAAACACCATGTCATCAGGGTCTGGTCCTGTACTATTGCTTCACTTTCCACtgcatcaaacaacaaacaacATTCAAGATGGAACCTTTGGAATCATGCAGGATAGAACGGAACTATTGAGAAAAAG GCAATTTGTTGGGGCTGGACCATATGAGTTATCGCAAACAGTTCCACCGAACGCAACAGAGTATATCTTCCATGTTCTTCGGCCCAGGATGGTCTTCAGTGCACACACTCAAGCATTTTCCGACCGTACTCATGCAGATGGGACCCGTGAGATTGTGGTTCCTGCCATGTCATGGGATGCAGGAAAAGACCCTGCTTTTGTTGCTGTAACTTTTAGAAGGAATGGTACGTCTGCTATTGTGAGCCACTGCAAGCTTGCTGGAAGATCTCATGTATTACTCTTTTAtatctctctcttctttctGTTCATATTAACTATTCAAACATCTCTAAGAAGTTGA
- the LOC122590059 gene encoding pathogenesis-related thaumatin-like protein 3.5 translates to MLTISSTRFVILAFFVSFLARSSASVFTVVNNCPFTIWPATLSGAGTTPLPTTGFQLNSGQSAQIPTTPKWSGRVWARTGCTFDPSGVGKCETADCGGKIECGGMGATPPASLFEITIGGYDNLDYYDVSFVDGYNLPILVVPRSTASSCNATGCASDINMGCPKELQVIGQDGGGRPGGVIACNSACGAFGIDQYCCSGQYANPNTCKPSYYSSIFKRACPRAYSYAFDDGTSTFTCNAYEYAIIFCPNANNGMEQPVEPGPVIAPHMKNGKKRGVRGFTHTNASSNANLRISVSIRAVIVTFISLYLVNM, encoded by the exons ATGCTCACAATATCAAGTACAAGATTTGTCATTTTAGCCTTTTTCGTATCGTTCTTGGCCCGTTCATCGGCTTCTGTGTTTACCGTTGTGAACAACTGCCCGTTTACGATATGGCCTGCTACACTTTCTGGTGCAGGAACAACCCCGCTTCCAACTACAGGGTTTCAGTTAAATTCGGGCCAAAGTGCTCAGATTCCTACGACACCAAAATGGTCAGGGCGTGTATGGGCTAGAACAGGCTGCACATTTGATCCGTCTGGTGTAGGTAAATGTGAAACTGCAGACTGTGGTGGCAAGATTGAGTGTGGTGGTATGGGTGCGACGCCTCCAGCATCTCTATTTGAGATAACGATAGGTGGATATGATAATTTAGATTATTAtgatgttagttttgtagatgGTTATAATCTGCCTATCCTTGTCGTGCCACGCTCTACTGCTAGTAGTTGTAATGCCACTGGTTGTGCTTCTGATATTAACATGG GCTGCCCGAAAGAGCTTCAGGTGATTGGTCAAGATGGAGGAGGACGTCCAGGCGGAGTGATAGCGTGCAATAGTGCTTGTGGTGCATTTGGAATTGATCAATATTGTTGCAGCGGGCAATATGCGAATCCAAATACATGTAAACCATCTTACTACTCAAGCATCTTTAAACGAGCTTGCCCACGAGCTTACAGCTATGCGTTTGATGATGGCACCAGCACGTTTACATGCAACGCTTATGAATACGCCATTATCTTTTGTCCCAATGCAAACAACGG CATGGAGCAACCCGTTGAGCCTGGGCCAGTAATAGCTCCACATATGAAAAATGGGAAGAAAAGAGGGGTTAGAGGGTTTACACATACAAACGCATCATCAAATGCCAATTTACGCATTTCTGTATCGATACGCGCCGTTATAGTAACATTTATATCATTGTATTTGGTAAATATGTAA
- the LOC122588064 gene encoding F-box protein At5g07610-like, giving the protein MVNTRAKFKKSGSLIGSNDDILTEILRRLPAKAILRFKSVSKHWLSLLSHSHFTSLYSKRVISPGLFVRDFYVPFDAEKQKFPPFRSLDFYPDLCGIKIVQSCNGLFLCCSAKGNERSRKYYVFNPTTKQFAVIPSVPGGQDVRKTICFTGLGYHQRKCVHFKVVCIRNVMPNGELFQIQVYSSNLGKWKIINESFNAPYYTPYRYAVYWNGAIHWAPSYLNPSYFNLDKEKLQTLPLPEEVTQYKDYRDGSMPLYFGESRGHLHLVENAPGDKSLHLNVYEMLSDHSGWFVKYQVDFHELPTTYPEMIQNQENPSSPHYYKFEVFDVVRGEKEQDSFMVVRIAGKIIRYNITDKSFKQIYNLDNIFCGKIGSFMVHRYTESLTSF; this is encoded by the exons atgGTGAACACCAGAGCCAAATTTAAGA AGTCTGGATCATTGATCGGTTCCAACGACGATATTTTAACTGAAATCCTTCGTCGTCTCCCTGCCAAGGCCATCCTTCGTTTCAAATCCGTTTCCAAACATTGGCTATCCCTTTTGAGTCACTCTCATTTCACTTCTCTGTATAGCAAACGTGTGATCTCTCCTGGTCTTTTTGTTCGCGATTTCTATGTTCCATTTGATGCTGAAAAGCAAAAATTTCCACCTTTTCGTAGTCTAGATTTTTATCCTGATCTTTGTGGCATCAAAATTGTGCAATCTTGCAATGGGTTATTTCTTTGTTGTAGTGCTAAAGGAAATGAACGTTCACGTAAATACTACGTATTTAACCCCACAACGAAGCAGTTTGCGGTCATACCATCTGTCCCTGGAGGTCAAGATGTCCGTAAAACTATATGTTTTACGGGTCTAGGATATCATCAAAGAAAGTGTGttcatttcaaagttgtttGTATACGTAATGTAATGCCTAATGGAGAGCTTTTTCAGATTCAAGTTTATTCGTCTAATTTGGGGAAATGGAAGATCATAAATGAATCGTTCAATGCACCTTATTATACACCTTACAGGTATGCAGTATATTGGAATGGGGCGATTCACTGGGCGCCCTCTTATCTTAATCCGTCTTACTTCAATCTGGACAAAGAAAAGCTGCAAACATTGCCATTGCCAGAGGAGGTGACACAATACAAAGATTATCGAGATGGATCAATGCCTCTTTATTTTGGGGAGTCTCGAGGCCATCTGCATTTGGTGGAGAATGCCCCCGGTGACAAAAGTTTACACCTGAATGTGTATGAGATGTTGAGTGATCATTCGGGGTGGTTTGTCAAGTACCAAGTGGACTTTCATGAGCTCCCCACCACTTACCCTGAGATGATCCAGAACCAAGAAAATCCATCAAGCCCCCATTATTACAAATTTGAAGTTTTCGATGTCGTAAGAGGTGAAAAAGAACAAGACTCTTTCATGGTGGTTAGAATTGCTGGGAAGATCATAAGGTACAATATTACTGACAAGAGTTTCAAGCAAATATACAATTTGGACAATATCTTCTGTGGAAAAATTGGATCCTTCATGGTTCATCGATATACTGAATCCTTAACTTCATTCTAA